From one Tsukamurella tyrosinosolvens genomic stretch:
- a CDS encoding 3-hydroxyacyl-CoA dehydrogenase NAD-binding domain-containing protein: protein MSDNMIRWEQDADGIVTLTMDDPTSSANTMNELYGTSMRATVDRLEAEVESITGVVITSAKKTFFAGGNLTEIRKATKADAQQVFDNVQEIKRDLRRLEKLPKPVVAAINGAALGGGLEIALAANHRIAADAKGSKIGLPEVSLGLLPGGGGVTRTVRMLGLQGALMGVLLQGTQMNPIKAQQTGLVNEVVGTVDELLPAAKAWIKANPEGGVQPWDVKGHRIPGGSPIDKTLAPNAPAFPANLRKQLKGAPMPAPEAIMAAAFEGTYVDFDTALEIESRYFTKLATGQVSKNMIKAFFFDLQHINGGGSRPEGYDKYTAKKVGVIGAGMMGAAIAYVSAKAGIEVVLKDIDLDAAKRGKAYSEQLEAKALAKGRTTQEKSDALLARITPTIDPQDFAGVDLVIEAAFESVEVKNKVFQEIEDIVEPDAILGSNTSTLPITILAEGVKRQEDFIGIHFFSPVDKMPLVEIIRGAKTSDAVLAKVIDYTLQIKKTPIVVHDSRGFFTSRVIGTFINEALAAIGEGVDPVYLEQAGQQAGYPAAPLQLADELTLTLMQKIRLATETALKAEGKDVPQHGAFAVVDWMVENGRPSKKDGAGFYDYAEGKRTGLSKGFQEHFKSGSTKPDFAELQERMLFIESIETVRCFDEGVMDSVADANIGSIFGIGFPAWTGGVLQYINGYEGRPGTPAEGITGPKAFVAQANALAAKYGEQFTPPASLVAKAEAGETYE from the coding sequence ATGTCTGACAACATGATCCGCTGGGAGCAGGACGCCGACGGCATCGTCACGCTGACGATGGACGACCCGACCAGCTCCGCGAACACCATGAACGAGCTGTACGGCACGTCCATGCGCGCCACCGTCGACCGCCTCGAGGCCGAGGTCGAGTCCATCACCGGTGTCGTCATCACCTCCGCGAAGAAGACCTTCTTCGCCGGCGGCAACCTGACCGAGATCCGCAAGGCCACCAAGGCCGACGCGCAGCAGGTCTTCGACAACGTCCAGGAGATCAAGCGCGACCTGCGCCGCCTGGAGAAGCTGCCCAAGCCCGTCGTGGCCGCCATCAACGGCGCCGCGCTCGGCGGCGGCCTCGAGATCGCCCTCGCCGCGAACCACCGCATCGCCGCGGACGCCAAGGGCAGCAAGATCGGCCTCCCCGAGGTCAGCCTCGGCCTGCTCCCCGGCGGAGGCGGCGTCACCCGCACCGTCCGGATGCTCGGCCTGCAGGGCGCGCTCATGGGCGTGCTGCTCCAGGGCACCCAGATGAACCCGATCAAGGCGCAGCAGACCGGCCTGGTCAACGAGGTCGTCGGCACCGTCGACGAGCTGCTCCCCGCCGCGAAGGCGTGGATCAAGGCCAACCCCGAGGGCGGCGTGCAGCCCTGGGACGTCAAGGGGCACCGCATCCCCGGCGGCTCGCCGATCGACAAGACGCTGGCCCCCAACGCCCCCGCCTTCCCGGCCAACCTGCGCAAGCAGCTCAAGGGCGCGCCGATGCCGGCGCCGGAGGCCATCATGGCCGCCGCGTTCGAGGGCACCTACGTCGACTTCGACACCGCCCTCGAGATCGAGTCGCGCTACTTCACCAAGCTGGCCACCGGCCAGGTCTCGAAGAACATGATCAAGGCGTTCTTCTTCGACCTGCAGCACATCAACGGCGGCGGCAGCCGGCCCGAGGGCTACGACAAGTACACGGCCAAGAAGGTCGGCGTCATCGGCGCCGGCATGATGGGCGCGGCGATCGCGTACGTCTCGGCCAAGGCCGGCATCGAGGTCGTCCTCAAGGACATCGACCTCGACGCCGCCAAGCGGGGCAAGGCGTACTCCGAGCAGCTCGAGGCGAAGGCGCTGGCCAAGGGCCGCACCACGCAGGAGAAGTCCGACGCGCTGCTCGCCCGGATCACCCCCACGATCGACCCGCAGGACTTCGCGGGCGTCGACCTGGTGATCGAGGCCGCGTTCGAGTCCGTCGAGGTCAAGAACAAGGTCTTCCAGGAGATCGAGGACATCGTCGAGCCCGACGCCATCCTGGGCTCGAACACCTCGACGCTGCCGATCACCATCCTCGCGGAGGGTGTGAAGCGCCAGGAGGACTTCATCGGCATCCACTTCTTCTCGCCGGTCGACAAGATGCCGCTGGTGGAGATCATCCGTGGCGCCAAGACCTCGGATGCGGTGCTGGCCAAGGTCATCGACTACACGCTGCAGATCAAGAAGACCCCGATCGTCGTCCACGACAGCCGCGGCTTCTTCACCTCGCGGGTCATCGGCACGTTCATCAACGAGGCCCTCGCGGCCATCGGTGAGGGCGTCGACCCGGTGTACCTGGAGCAGGCGGGCCAGCAGGCCGGCTACCCGGCGGCGCCGCTGCAGCTGGCGGACGAGCTGACGCTCACCCTGATGCAGAAGATCCGCCTCGCCACCGAGACCGCGCTCAAGGCCGAGGGCAAGGACGTGCCGCAGCACGGCGCCTTCGCCGTGGTCGACTGGATGGTCGAGAACGGCCGCCCGTCCAAGAAGGACGGCGCGGGCTTCTACGACTACGCCGAGGGCAAGCGCACCGGCCTCTCGAAGGGCTTCCAGGAGCACTTCAAGTCGGGTTCGACGAAGCCGGACTTCGCCGAGCTGCAGGAGCGCATGCTCTTCATCGAGTCGATCGAGACCGTGCGCTGCTTCGACGAGGGCGTCATGGACTCCGTCGCCGACGCCAACATCGGCTCGATCTTCGGCATCGGCTTCCCCGCCTGGACCGGTGGCGTGCTGCAGTACATCAACGGCTACGAGGGCCGCCCGGGCACGCCGGCCGAGGGCATCACCGGCCCGAAGGCCTTCGTCGCGCAGGCGAACGCCCTGGCCGCGAAGTACGGCGAGCAGTTCACCCCGCCCGCCTCGCTGGTCGCCAAGGCCGAGGCCGGCGAGACCTACGAGTAG
- a CDS encoding M13 family metallopeptidase yields the protein MTTSPALDLSHVDAGIRVQDDLFGHVNGAWLDTHEIPADRSTDGAFYALRDAAEETVRTIVEECAADADATGDTARIGALYASFMDTDGIAAAGLAPLADELTEVRWAQTPSDLVTVLGRLQRSGVSGLLGYYVDTDAKRSDRYLVNVVQSGISLPDEAYYREDQYAPVREKFTAHVAATFRLAAEVLEGLVAPGEEDAAAAQVLELETAIAAGHWDVVARRDADKGYNLRTFAELSAEAPGVAPAAWVAAVTGAEESTAFAEVNVRQPSFATHAANLLVDRPLAQWRTWLAWRVLHARSPFLTDALVDEHFAFYGTVLTGTPEIRDRWKRGVTLVEQYLGFAVGELYTARHFPADSKERMQALVADLVEAYRRRITDLPWMTPATRERALEKLGKFTPKIGYPDVSRDYSALEVRRDDLVGNLRRGEAFEHDREFAKIGAPVDRDEWFMTPQTVNAYYNPGMNEIVFPAAILQPPFFSPTADDAVNYGGIGAVIGHEIGHGFDDQGAKYDGDGNLEDWWTDADREEFGKRTTALIEQYDALVPRELAGEPGGSEHHVNGGFTVGENIGDLGGLGIALVAYAIARERAGGTVDDDATRIDDLTGLQRLFFSWGVVWRGKSRPEEAIRRLAIDPHSPAEFRCNAIVSNLDEFYTAFGVDAGDRLFLDRDRRVSIW from the coding sequence GTGACGACTTCTCCCGCTCTGGACCTCAGCCACGTCGACGCCGGCATCCGCGTGCAGGACGACCTGTTCGGGCACGTCAACGGCGCCTGGCTGGACACGCACGAGATCCCCGCCGACCGTTCCACCGACGGCGCCTTCTACGCGCTCCGCGACGCGGCGGAGGAGACGGTGCGCACGATCGTCGAGGAGTGCGCCGCCGACGCCGACGCGACCGGCGACACGGCGCGGATCGGCGCGCTGTACGCGAGCTTCATGGACACCGACGGCATCGCCGCGGCCGGGCTCGCGCCCCTGGCCGACGAGCTGACGGAGGTCCGGTGGGCGCAGACCCCGTCGGACCTGGTGACCGTCCTCGGGCGCCTGCAGCGCAGCGGCGTCAGCGGGCTGCTCGGCTACTACGTGGACACCGACGCCAAGCGCTCCGACCGCTACCTGGTGAACGTCGTGCAGAGCGGCATCTCGCTCCCCGACGAGGCCTACTACCGCGAGGACCAGTACGCGCCGGTGCGGGAGAAGTTCACGGCGCACGTCGCAGCCACGTTCCGGCTGGCCGCCGAGGTGCTGGAGGGCCTCGTCGCCCCGGGAGAGGAGGACGCCGCCGCCGCGCAGGTCCTCGAATTGGAGACCGCGATCGCCGCCGGGCACTGGGACGTCGTCGCCCGCCGCGACGCCGACAAGGGCTACAACCTGCGCACCTTCGCGGAGCTCTCGGCCGAGGCACCGGGCGTCGCGCCCGCCGCCTGGGTCGCGGCCGTCACCGGCGCGGAGGAGAGCACGGCGTTCGCCGAGGTGAACGTGCGCCAGCCGTCCTTCGCGACGCACGCCGCGAACCTCCTGGTCGACCGGCCGCTGGCGCAGTGGCGCACGTGGCTCGCATGGCGGGTCCTGCACGCGCGCAGCCCCTTCCTCACCGACGCCCTCGTCGACGAGCACTTCGCGTTCTACGGCACGGTGCTGACCGGCACGCCGGAGATCCGGGACCGGTGGAAGCGCGGCGTCACGCTGGTCGAGCAGTACCTGGGCTTCGCCGTGGGCGAGCTGTACACCGCGCGGCACTTCCCCGCGGACTCCAAGGAGCGCATGCAGGCCCTCGTCGCCGACCTGGTGGAGGCCTACCGCCGCCGGATCACGGACCTGCCGTGGATGACGCCGGCCACGCGCGAGCGCGCGCTGGAGAAGCTGGGCAAGTTCACCCCGAAGATCGGTTACCCGGACGTCTCCCGCGACTACTCGGCGCTGGAGGTCCGCCGCGACGACCTGGTGGGCAACCTGCGCCGCGGCGAGGCCTTCGAGCACGACCGCGAGTTCGCGAAGATCGGCGCTCCCGTGGACCGCGACGAGTGGTTCATGACGCCGCAGACCGTCAACGCGTACTACAACCCCGGCATGAACGAGATCGTCTTCCCGGCCGCGATCCTGCAGCCGCCGTTCTTCTCCCCCACCGCCGACGACGCCGTGAACTACGGCGGCATCGGTGCCGTGATCGGGCACGAGATCGGCCACGGCTTCGACGATCAGGGCGCGAAGTACGACGGTGACGGCAACCTCGAGGACTGGTGGACCGACGCCGACCGCGAGGAGTTCGGCAAGCGCACCACGGCGCTCATCGAGCAGTACGACGCGCTCGTGCCGCGGGAGCTGGCGGGCGAGCCGGGCGGTTCCGAGCACCACGTCAACGGCGGCTTCACCGTGGGCGAGAACATCGGCGACCTCGGGGGCCTCGGCATCGCGCTGGTCGCGTACGCGATCGCGCGGGAGCGCGCCGGCGGCACCGTCGACGACGATGCCACGCGGATCGACGACCTGACCGGCCTGCAGCGGCTGTTCTTCAGCTGGGGCGTGGTGTGGCGCGGCAAGTCGCGGCCCGAGGAGGCGATCCGGCGGCTCGCGATCGACCCGCACTCGCCCGCCGAATTCCGTTGCAATGCCATCGTCTCGAACCTCGACGAGTTCTACACCGCGTTCGGCGTCGATGCCGGGGATCGCCTGTTTTTGGACCGCGACCGCCGCGTCTCGATATGGTGA
- a CDS encoding CocE/NonD family hydrolase: MTLTRPRLRLALAALLTALVLIGTSITVPGLVGRSNAEPWKPGPGVAGMINPEWIASHDGPTQYPKMATEWDVPIRMSDGTVLRANIFRPADASGRAITTKTPTIVNVTPYTKFVSTIATVMTNVPVLFPALVGVLNMFNFSGTPIGGVDDLRNVLNGGLINTFTVDQKLVQNGYTQVVVDVRGTGNSQGVWDVFGQREQKDTVEVLDWVRKQNWTNGRLGMSGVSYSAINQLQVASKNPEGLQALFPVVPGADIAADIVAPGGGLGVGFIGPWLAIVNVLKFIPDLRSLLNGTFDWKWLQDRLQNPAVFFPELLSGVFSPTVEGLTPTTKQLIDKNSPLRAAYRTPLDKITAPTFALGAWNDLFTNTEWRLPKDLSSLPTSKKKLIMGDAAHATVTSDMGGVNQPTRADVLQKAWFDKWLKDADNGIDNYSPVTVHRMGGGWWQGDTFPEPGQKYQRMYLSSLPSGTAPTALSDNSLQTAPPKIAARRTVGPGLSTLCSNDTGQAMFGLLVFTGCTKDTRVAEMNALTFTSKPVGKSTVISGPINLRLNTTQDARDAYWSVIVTDVGPDGRSEKISAGQLTTSLRQIDESRSIRTASGDYAAPYYQLNLDDRELVKPGQVVQLDIATHAVSAVLKPGHRLRVDVFALNLIKAMTVGPVTAETQLRPQHVVIDPQQPSYLVVPSDRPLP, translated from the coding sequence ATGACGCTGACCCGCCCGCGACTGCGGCTGGCGCTGGCCGCGCTGCTCACGGCGCTCGTGCTGATCGGAACGTCGATCACCGTGCCCGGACTCGTCGGACGATCGAACGCCGAACCGTGGAAGCCGGGGCCGGGCGTCGCGGGCATGATCAACCCCGAGTGGATCGCCTCGCACGACGGCCCGACGCAGTACCCGAAGATGGCCACGGAGTGGGACGTGCCGATCCGCATGTCGGACGGCACCGTGCTGCGGGCCAACATCTTCCGGCCGGCGGACGCCTCCGGCCGGGCGATCACCACGAAGACCCCGACGATCGTCAACGTCACGCCCTACACGAAGTTCGTCAGCACCATCGCCACCGTGATGACCAACGTGCCCGTGCTGTTCCCGGCGCTGGTCGGCGTCCTCAACATGTTCAACTTCTCCGGCACCCCGATCGGCGGCGTCGACGACCTGCGCAACGTGCTCAACGGCGGTCTGATCAACACCTTCACCGTCGACCAGAAGCTGGTGCAGAACGGGTACACGCAGGTCGTGGTCGACGTGCGGGGTACCGGCAACTCGCAGGGCGTGTGGGACGTCTTCGGTCAGCGCGAGCAGAAGGACACCGTCGAGGTGCTCGATTGGGTCCGCAAGCAGAACTGGACCAACGGCCGCCTCGGGATGTCCGGGGTCTCCTACTCGGCGATCAACCAGCTCCAGGTCGCGTCGAAGAACCCCGAAGGTCTGCAGGCGCTGTTCCCGGTCGTGCCGGGCGCCGACATCGCGGCCGACATCGTCGCCCCGGGCGGCGGCCTCGGGGTCGGCTTCATCGGCCCGTGGCTCGCCATCGTCAACGTCCTCAAGTTCATCCCGGACCTGCGCTCGCTGCTCAACGGCACCTTCGACTGGAAGTGGCTGCAGGATCGACTGCAGAACCCGGCGGTCTTCTTCCCCGAGCTGCTCTCAGGGGTCTTCTCGCCCACGGTCGAAGGGCTCACCCCCACCACCAAGCAACTCATCGACAAGAATTCGCCGTTGCGCGCCGCGTACCGCACGCCGCTGGACAAGATCACTGCGCCGACGTTCGCGCTCGGCGCCTGGAACGACCTGTTCACCAACACCGAATGGCGTCTCCCGAAGGACCTGAGCTCCCTGCCCACCAGCAAGAAGAAGCTCATCATGGGCGATGCCGCGCACGCCACCGTCACCAGCGACATGGGCGGCGTGAACCAGCCGACGCGCGCCGACGTGCTGCAGAAGGCCTGGTTCGACAAGTGGCTCAAGGACGCCGACAACGGCATCGACAACTACTCTCCGGTCACCGTGCACCGGATGGGCGGCGGCTGGTGGCAGGGCGACACCTTCCCCGAGCCGGGGCAGAAGTACCAGCGCATGTACCTCTCCAGTCTGCCGTCCGGAACGGCGCCGACCGCGCTCTCGGACAACAGCCTCCAGACCGCCCCGCCGAAGATCGCGGCCCGCCGCACCGTCGGTCCCGGACTGTCGACGCTGTGCTCCAACGACACAGGGCAGGCGATGTTCGGGCTGCTCGTCTTCACCGGCTGCACCAAGGACACACGGGTCGCGGAGATGAACGCCCTCACCTTCACCTCGAAACCGGTCGGGAAGTCCACGGTGATCTCCGGCCCGATCAACCTGCGGCTCAACACCACCCAGGACGCGCGAGACGCCTACTGGAGCGTGATCGTCACCGACGTCGGCCCCGACGGCCGGTCCGAGAAGATCAGTGCGGGCCAGCTCACCACGTCGTTGCGGCAGATCGACGAGTCGCGCAGCATCCGGACGGCGAGCGGCGACTACGCCGCCCCGTACTACCAGCTCAACCTCGACGACCGGGAGCTGGTCAAGCCCGGCCAGGTGGTGCAGCTCGACATCGCCACCCACGCCGTGAGCGCCGTGCTCAAGCCCGGGCACCGGCTGCGGGTCGACGTCTTCGCACTGAACCTCATCAAGGCGATGACCGTCGGGCCCGTGACCGCGGAGACGCAGCTCCGGCCGCAGCACGTGGTGATCGACCCGCAGCAGCCGAGCTACCTGGTCGTGCCCTCGGACCGCCCGCTGCCGTAG
- a CDS encoding HdeD family acid-resistance protein, with protein MSTSPTNNPNAQGGPLGPGQSIFDEVRGFAADVAKRSWQTAIGVGAVAAILGIVLLAWPQPTLHVVAILFALYLLITGVLQIVATFGVLSSQSFWWRLLTFLTGAVSIVLAVVAFRNVVESLVMLAIWIGVGWIFRGIAGLSLYTDFPKGAPGKVWGIILSIISIAAGAFVVIYPYDSIPSLVLATGIVLIVLGLVEIFHGIQIRSTINRIRPQV; from the coding sequence ATGTCCACCAGTCCCACGAACAACCCCAATGCCCAGGGCGGCCCGCTCGGGCCCGGGCAGTCGATCTTCGACGAGGTGCGCGGTTTCGCCGCCGACGTCGCCAAGCGCTCCTGGCAGACGGCGATCGGCGTCGGCGCCGTGGCCGCGATCCTCGGCATCGTTCTGCTCGCCTGGCCGCAGCCGACGCTGCACGTCGTGGCGATCCTGTTCGCGCTCTACCTGCTCATCACCGGTGTGCTGCAGATCGTCGCGACCTTCGGCGTGCTCTCCTCGCAGAGCTTCTGGTGGCGCCTTCTGACCTTCCTGACCGGTGCGGTCTCGATCGTGCTGGCCGTCGTCGCCTTCCGTAACGTGGTCGAGTCGCTGGTGATGCTCGCCATCTGGATCGGTGTGGGCTGGATCTTCCGCGGCATCGCGGGCCTGTCGCTGTACACCGACTTCCCGAAGGGCGCCCCCGGCAAGGTGTGGGGCATCATCCTGTCGATCATCTCCATCGCCGCCGGCGCCTTCGTGGTCATCTACCCGTACGACTCGATCCCGTCGCTGGTGCTGGCCACCGGCATCGTGCTGATCGTGCTCGGCCTGGTCGAGATCTTCCACGGCATCCAGATCCGCTCCACCATCAACCGCATCCGCCCGCAGGTCTAG
- a CDS encoding TetR/AcrR family transcriptional regulator codes for MATAPRTAGTRLRPAERRRQLVDAATELFLEQGYGKVSVADIARAAGISGPSVYRHFPDKEAILAAAMRSAVDEMAETTARVLARPGATFEDLSSAVFAMAVSRPGPLALWRWNRRHLTAEQAREMIAASEGVLGSWTEVLRRDHPELTDDDARVLTWAVLAVGGSVPPSRGRIGIRRYRADLEVIARRVLRAAPSTAPELPAPPPRRAPVVRSDEILDAASELFFSRGYSTVSMDDIGAAVGISGPSVYGHFPSKGSILVGIVARARAALEIGVVGAAGVSDGDPLAELRALVRSYAANLVTSTDLAVAFTVGREVVIESGGEALLAAQKAYVARWVALLSAGSDGALDAAGARIAVGAAMTIANDFARTRRLRGRPRFHDELVHLVDAALGL; via the coding sequence ATGGCAACAGCACCACGTACCGCGGGCACACGCCTGCGCCCCGCCGAGCGGCGCCGACAACTGGTCGACGCCGCCACCGAGCTGTTCCTGGAGCAGGGCTACGGCAAGGTCTCCGTCGCCGACATCGCGCGCGCCGCCGGTATCAGTGGCCCCAGCGTGTACCGGCACTTCCCGGACAAGGAGGCCATCCTCGCCGCTGCCATGCGCTCCGCTGTCGACGAGATGGCCGAGACGACCGCGCGGGTGCTCGCCCGCCCCGGCGCCACCTTCGAGGACCTCTCGTCCGCCGTCTTCGCGATGGCCGTCTCCCGCCCCGGCCCGCTGGCCCTGTGGCGGTGGAACCGCCGGCACCTGACGGCCGAGCAGGCGCGCGAGATGATCGCCGCCAGCGAGGGGGTCCTCGGCTCGTGGACCGAGGTGCTGCGCCGCGATCACCCCGAGCTCACCGACGACGACGCCCGCGTCCTCACGTGGGCGGTGCTCGCCGTCGGCGGCTCGGTGCCGCCCAGCCGCGGCCGCATCGGCATCCGCCGCTACCGCGCCGACCTCGAGGTGATCGCCCGGCGGGTGCTGCGCGCGGCACCGTCGACCGCGCCGGAGCTGCCCGCACCCCCGCCCCGTCGGGCGCCCGTCGTGCGCAGCGACGAGATCCTCGACGCCGCCTCGGAGCTCTTCTTCTCGCGCGGCTACAGCACCGTCAGCATGGACGACATCGGTGCGGCCGTGGGCATCTCGGGCCCCAGCGTGTACGGGCACTTCCCGTCGAAGGGGTCGATCCTGGTGGGCATCGTCGCCCGGGCGCGCGCGGCGCTGGAGATCGGCGTCGTCGGCGCGGCCGGGGTGTCCGACGGCGACCCCCTCGCCGAGTTGCGCGCGCTGGTGCGCTCCTACGCCGCCAACCTGGTCACGTCGACCGACCTCGCCGTCGCCTTCACGGTCGGCCGCGAGGTGGTCATCGAATCCGGCGGCGAGGCGCTGCTCGCCGCGCAGAAGGCCTACGTGGCGCGCTGGGTGGCCCTGCTCTCCGCCGGGTCCGACGGTGCCCTCGACGCCGCCGGCGCCCGCATCGCCGTCGGCGCCGCGATGACCATCGCCAACGACTTCGCCCGCACCCGCCGCCTCCGCGGCCGCCCGCGCTTCCACGACGAGCTCGTCCACCTCGTCGACGCCGCCCTCGGCCTCTGA
- a CDS encoding nitroreductase family protein, translating into MALDFPHLDLSADEVLTSTRSVRKRLDLEKPVPLEVITDALEVALQAPSGSNAQGWHWIVLTDPEPKKIVAEYYRKSYFAYAEAGAAARAAKPPKDLETAEKVASSATYLAEVMEQVPALVIGAIHVPGGELPQGNQAGLWGSLLPAAWSLALALRERGLGSAWTTLHLEYEREVAEALGIPATVRQGVLLPVAYTKGTDFKPAKRAPLETVLHVNGW; encoded by the coding sequence ATGGCACTCGACTTCCCGCACCTGGACCTGTCCGCCGACGAGGTACTGACCTCCACCCGGTCGGTGCGCAAGCGCCTCGACCTCGAGAAGCCCGTGCCGCTCGAGGTGATCACCGACGCGCTCGAGGTGGCGCTGCAGGCACCGTCGGGCAGCAACGCGCAGGGCTGGCACTGGATCGTGCTCACCGATCCCGAGCCCAAGAAGATCGTCGCCGAGTACTACCGCAAGTCCTACTTCGCCTACGCCGAGGCGGGCGCCGCCGCGCGCGCCGCGAAGCCGCCGAAGGATCTCGAGACCGCCGAGAAGGTGGCCTCCAGCGCCACCTACCTCGCCGAGGTCATGGAGCAGGTCCCCGCGCTCGTCATCGGCGCGATCCACGTGCCCGGCGGCGAACTGCCGCAGGGCAACCAGGCCGGGCTGTGGGGCTCGCTGCTCCCCGCGGCGTGGAGCCTCGCACTCGCGCTGCGCGAGCGCGGCCTCGGGTCCGCGTGGACGACGCTGCACCTCGAGTACGAGCGCGAGGTCGCGGAGGCGCTGGGCATCCCCGCCACCGTCCGGCAGGGCGTGCTGCTGCCCGTCGCCTACACCAAGGGCACCGACTTCAAGCCCGCCAAGCGCGCCCCGCTGGAGACGGTCCTGCACGTCAACGGCTGGTAG
- a CDS encoding acetyl-CoA C-acetyltransferase, with the protein MSDAFIYEAIRTPRGKLKGGSLTAIKPTDLVVGLIDEIKDRNPELDPASVDDIVLGVVSPVGEQGADIARTASIVAGLPDTVAGVQINRFCASGLEATNIAAQKVGSALGDDLVLAGGVESMSRVPMGSDFGALFYDPQYSYDNYIAPQGIGADLIATIEGFSRDDVDQYSAESQDLAAKAWDEGRFAKSVVPVKDQNGLVVLDNDEHRRPGTTAADLGKLRPAFTVVGEMGGFDAVALQRYNTVEKIDHVHTGGNSSGIVDGAALVLVGNEAGGKKAGLTPRGRIVATASTGADPTIMLTGPTPATEKVLAKAGLTKDDIDVWELNEAFASVVLKWMKDFKLDREQVNVNGGAIALGHPLGATGAMLVGTVLDELERTGGRYGLITLCIAGGMGSATIIERV; encoded by the coding sequence GTGTCTGACGCATTCATCTACGAGGCGATCCGCACGCCCCGTGGCAAGCTCAAGGGCGGCTCGCTGACCGCCATCAAGCCCACCGACCTCGTGGTCGGTCTGATCGACGAGATCAAGGACCGCAACCCGGAGCTCGATCCCGCGTCCGTCGACGACATCGTGCTCGGCGTCGTCTCGCCCGTGGGCGAGCAGGGCGCCGACATCGCCCGCACCGCTTCGATCGTGGCCGGCCTGCCGGACACCGTCGCGGGCGTGCAGATCAACCGCTTCTGCGCCTCGGGCCTCGAGGCCACCAACATCGCCGCGCAGAAGGTCGGCTCGGCCCTGGGCGACGACCTGGTCCTCGCCGGTGGCGTGGAGTCGATGTCCCGCGTGCCGATGGGCTCCGACTTCGGCGCCCTGTTCTACGACCCGCAGTACAGCTACGACAACTACATCGCGCCCCAGGGCATCGGTGCCGACCTGATCGCGACGATCGAGGGCTTCTCCCGCGACGACGTCGACCAGTACTCCGCCGAGTCGCAGGACCTCGCCGCGAAGGCGTGGGACGAGGGCCGCTTCGCGAAGTCCGTCGTGCCCGTCAAGGACCAGAACGGCCTCGTCGTGCTCGACAACGACGAGCACCGTCGCCCCGGCACCACCGCCGCGGACCTCGGCAAGCTGCGTCCCGCGTTCACCGTGGTCGGCGAGATGGGCGGCTTCGACGCCGTCGCGCTGCAGCGCTACAACACCGTCGAGAAGATCGACCACGTCCACACCGGTGGCAACAGCTCGGGCATCGTCGACGGTGCCGCGCTGGTCCTGGTGGGCAACGAGGCCGGCGGCAAGAAGGCCGGCCTGACCCCGCGCGGCCGCATCGTCGCCACCGCGTCGACCGGCGCCGACCCGACGATCATGCTGACCGGCCCCACGCCGGCCACCGAGAAGGTGCTCGCCAAGGCCGGCCTGACCAAGGACGACATCGACGTCTGGGAGCTCAACGAGGCCTTCGCCTCCGTGGTCCTCAAGTGGATGAAGGACTTCAAGCTCGATCGCGAGCAGGTCAACGTCAACGGCGGCGCCATCGCGCTGGGCCACCCCCTCGGCGCCACCGGCGCCATGCTGGTGGGCACCGTGCTCGACGAGCTGGAGCGCACGGGCGGCCGCTACGGCCTCATCACGCTGTGCATCGCCGGCGGCATGGGCTCGGCCACCATCATCGAGCGCGTCTGA
- a CDS encoding GAF and ANTAR domain-containing protein, with product MAVHSRKQSGEQLPSVLGVVHESPEVPLEELTLSERMGEIARLLREQSGDSESLLTAATQFAVDQVPGADFACVTLVDPKGGISHPVVIGEEAQRVADVQRDLEEGPSVGATFESTTILLLEDTATDDRWPRFAAAAKSAGVGSILSFCLYVQNDAYGTLDLMAREAHAFDAESISIGSLYAVHAAVAFSAVREKEQIRAALTTRDVIGQAKGMIMERYKLDSDAAFRLLARLSQDSNVRLAEVAEQVIEAGPE from the coding sequence GTGGCCGTGCACTCACGCAAACAGTCCGGTGAACAACTCCCCTCCGTCCTCGGCGTCGTCCACGAATCACCCGAGGTCCCGCTCGAGGAACTGACCCTGAGCGAGCGGATGGGCGAGATCGCGAGGCTGCTGCGGGAGCAGTCCGGGGACTCGGAATCGCTGCTGACGGCCGCCACGCAGTTCGCGGTCGACCAGGTGCCGGGCGCGGACTTCGCCTGCGTGACGCTCGTCGATCCCAAGGGCGGCATCTCGCACCCCGTGGTGATCGGCGAGGAGGCGCAGCGCGTCGCCGATGTGCAGCGCGACCTGGAGGAGGGCCCCAGCGTGGGCGCGACCTTCGAGTCGACGACGATCCTGCTGCTCGAGGACACCGCCACCGACGACCGCTGGCCGCGCTTCGCCGCGGCCGCGAAGTCCGCCGGCGTCGGATCGATCCTCTCGTTCTGCCTGTACGTGCAGAACGACGCCTACGGCACGCTCGACCTCATGGCGCGCGAGGCGCACGCCTTCGACGCCGAGTCCATCTCGATCGGGTCGCTCTACGCCGTGCACGCTGCGGTCGCCTTCTCCGCGGTGCGGGAGAAGGAGCAGATCCGCGCCGCCCTGACCACGCGCGACGTGATCGGCCAGGCCAAGGGCATGATCATGGAGCGGTACAAGCTCGACTCCGACGCCGCCTTCCGCCTCCTCGCCCGCCTCTCGCAGGACAGCAACGTCCGCCTCGCCGAGGTCGCCGAGCAGGTCATCGAGGCCGGGCCCGAGTAG